The Natronobacterium texcoconense genome includes the window GTCACTGGCCCAGTTGGGCCGCTCGATCGTTCCCAGAACCCGAAACGTCGATAGAGACGTCATTCACGGCCGCTAACCGGTATAATTCGATTTCGACCGGGTAGCCGAGCGATAGTAAAGGGAGAGTGTCTGGCACTCGGTGGTGTGAGGTATTCGAACACCCCCGATCGGCGTTCGATTCGGGATCGCGAGGGCACTCATGTCTGAACACGAACTCACTCAGGCCGAACTGTTCGACGTGTTCAGTAACGCTCGCAGGCGACGGACGGTCCAGTACCTGAAACGACGTGGCGGTAGCTGCGATCTCGCACCGCTCGTCGAACAGGTCGCCGCCTGGGAGAACGATACCGATCCGGACGACGTCACGCGAACGCAACGACGTCGCGTCTACATCTCCCTGTACCAGACCCACCTGCCGATGCTCGAGGACCACGGGATCGTCGACTGGGATCCCGACGGCCACCACATCGACCTCCTCCCGAACGAGGAGGTATTCGAGCCGTACCTCGACCGGCAACTCGGTGGGGACAGGGCATGGCACCGGGCGTACCTGACCGTCACGGCACTCGGCGCGGCGGCGTTCGCCGCTGCCTGGCTCACGCTAGGCTCGGCGAGCGTCACACCGCTCGCCGTCGTCGCGCTCTGTGCCGTCGTCCTCGCGATCGCAGTCGTACAGTACGTCTCGCGACAACCAGGGCTGGAGCTACCGTTCGGCATCGCGAGTCGATAACAGTACAGCCGCGTCGAATCTGCCCTCCGTACCGTCCTCGAGCCCGTTCGCTCGAACTCGTTTTCGCCGACTCGAGAACCGAAACCCGCGTTCGAGCCGTCAGTCTTCGGCAGCGTCCTCGGTTACGGTCAGCCAGAAGTAGGTGTCTTCCTCGGCGTTCTCGTTCGTCGGCTCGAGTGGCGGGTCGTCGTCGTACAGCAAGAGGCTGACTCTGACCGTGTCACCGTCGTCCGCGGTCGGCGTGACGTCGTACTCGCCGGTTCCGGTTCCGCCGGCCGAGACGCTGCCGTCGACTTCCCCGAGTTCGGTTCGGTCGACGATCTCGCCGTTCTCTACGTGTTGTTGCTGGACGACGACCGTGTACTCGGCCGGTTCGCGTTCGTGGTTCTCGATCGCAATGGTGACCGGCACCGACTCGCCGGGTTCGACCTCGTCGGGCAGTTCGCCCGCGACGAGGTCGCCGTCGTCGGTCTCGGAGTAGAGCCCGAGTTCGGTGAATCCGCCGGTCGCAGCCGGCGCGATAACCCCGACGAGAAGCGCACCGCAGGCAACTGCGACCGCGAGGACGAGAATCGTCGACGACGCCGAAACCGTGCTGGGAGCACGTCGAACGCGTCCGATCCAGGACGAAACCGACACTACGAACCGGTCGGCTTCCGGCGTCCGAAGCCGTCGAACGGCACCGAGCTGTGCCGAGACGACGGTAATGAGAGCCAGCGCCCCGGCTCCCGACTCTGCCCCGATCCCAAACTCGGTGACTGCAAGCACGATCGCAACGAGCGGCACGAACGCGA containing:
- a CDS encoding DUF7344 domain-containing protein; its protein translation is MSEHELTQAELFDVFSNARRRRTVQYLKRRGGSCDLAPLVEQVAAWENDTDPDDVTRTQRRRVYISLYQTHLPMLEDHGIVDWDPDGHHIDLLPNEEVFEPYLDRQLGGDRAWHRAYLTVTALGAAAFAAAWLTLGSASVTPLAVVALCAVVLAIAVVQYVSRQPGLELPFGIASR
- a CDS encoding DUF1616 domain-containing protein gives rise to the protein MSFATATRTRLASVRKYPSDIAVVSLAALVAYVVVTSLEAGSGLRLTATFVLALFLPGYAFVSVLFPAAERNARETAATTAETHPRGIDAVERLGLSLALSIAFVPLVAIVLAVTEFGIGAESGAGALALITVVSAQLGAVRRLRTPEADRFVVSVSSWIGRVRRAPSTVSASSTILVLAVAVACGALLVGVIAPAATGGFTELGLYSETDDGDLVAGELPDEVEPGESVPVTIAIENHEREPAEYTVVVQQQHVENGEIVDRTELGEVDGSVSAGGTGTGEYDVTPTADDGDTVRVSLLLYDDDPPLEPTNENAEEDTYFWLTVTEDAAED